The proteins below are encoded in one region of Firmicutes bacterium HGW-Firmicutes-1:
- a CDS encoding 3-phosphoglycerate dehydrogenase, with product MFKIKTLDKIDENGLRLLNDDYTIVNDDNADAILLRSYKMHDMELPESLKAVGRAGAGVNNIPLEKCAEKGIVVFNTPGANANGVKELVLAGLFIASRDVAGAIDWGKSLKEQGDKVPKLVEEGKSNFAGPEILGKTLGVIGLGAIGVLVANAACSLGMEVLGYDPFISVDSAWGLSSLVQKATSLEDLYSKCDYITVHVPLMKETEGMIGTASIKNMKDGVRILNFSRAELVNDDEIKLELESGKVAKYVTDFPNSKTFNMPNTICIPHLGASTPESEINCAIMAVNQIREYLENGNIINSVNYPECNIGGCSTVGRVAINHRNIPNMVSQITSIVAGENVNIGDMINKSKKEWAYTVLDVEDAITDKIVKALEAINGVVKVRVIK from the coding sequence ATGTTTAAAATTAAAACCTTAGATAAAATTGATGAAAATGGCTTACGCTTGTTGAATGATGATTATACAATTGTTAATGACGACAATGCAGATGCTATTTTACTTAGAAGCTATAAAATGCATGACATGGAACTTCCAGAAAGCTTAAAGGCTGTTGGTAGAGCTGGTGCAGGTGTGAATAACATACCACTTGAAAAATGTGCAGAAAAAGGAATCGTAGTATTTAATACACCTGGAGCAAATGCAAATGGTGTTAAAGAATTAGTACTTGCAGGATTGTTTATTGCTTCAAGAGATGTAGCAGGAGCAATTGACTGGGGTAAGTCCTTAAAAGAACAAGGTGATAAAGTACCTAAGCTAGTTGAAGAAGGAAAATCAAACTTTGCAGGTCCAGAAATTCTAGGTAAGACATTAGGTGTTATTGGACTTGGAGCGATTGGTGTATTAGTAGCAAACGCAGCATGTTCACTTGGAATGGAAGTATTAGGTTATGACCCATTTATTTCTGTAGATTCAGCATGGGGCCTTAGTAGTTTAGTTCAAAAGGCTACATCCTTAGAAGATTTATATTCAAAATGTGATTACATTACAGTTCATGTTCCACTTATGAAGGAAACTGAAGGTATGATTGGAACTGCTAGTATCAAGAATATGAAGGATGGAGTTAGAATCCTAAACTTTTCTAGAGCTGAGCTTGTAAATGATGATGAAATTAAGCTTGAATTAGAGTCAGGAAAGGTAGCAAAATATGTAACAGACTTTCCTAATTCGAAAACCTTCAATATGCCAAATACGATTTGTATTCCTCATCTTGGAGCATCAACTCCAGAATCAGAAATCAATTGTGCAATCATGGCAGTGAACCAAATTAGAGAATACTTAGAAAATGGTAACATTATAAATTCAGTAAACTATCCAGAATGTAATATTGGAGGATGCTCAACAGTAGGTAGAGTAGCCATTAATCATAGAAATATACCGAACATGGTTAGTCAAATAACGAGTATCGTAGCTGGTGAAAATGTTAACATCGGTGATATGATTAACAAAAGTAAAAAAGAATGGGCATATACAGTCCTTGATGTTGAAGATGCGATCACTGATAAGATCGTGAAAGCATTAGAAGCCATCAATGGTGTTGTAAAGGTTAGAGTTATTAAATAA
- a CDS encoding DUF1015 domain-containing protein, which translates to MSTIKPFKGVRPRVDLVNEIAALPYDVYSSKEARVVIKDKPISFLKIDRAETFFSEDVDPYSTKVYEKARDTMYNMIGEYKLIQDQKECLYIYQLTMDGRTQTGIVACTSIDEYINNTIKKHELTRAEKEADRINHVDYCDANTGPIFLTYKAKESINTAVSNWIANHKTEYDFVADDSIRHAVWVLDDTEIIHQLQEGFKMVDSLYIADGHHRAASAVKVGLKRREANPNDDGTDEFNYFLSVIFPDEQLKIMDYNRVVKDLGGLTPEAFMLEVEKNFDILETSKEQIRPIKKCTFGMYLEDTWYLLKTKEGSYNSADPVLSLDVSILQLNLLAPILGIGDPRTDNRIDFVGGIRGLGELERRVKEDMTVAFALVPTSIEELMNIADVDELMPPKSTWFEPKLRSGLFIHLLK; encoded by the coding sequence ATGTCTACTATTAAACCTTTTAAAGGGGTAAGACCAAGAGTTGATTTAGTTAATGAAATAGCTGCGCTACCTTATGATGTATATAGCTCAAAGGAAGCAAGAGTTGTGATAAAAGATAAGCCGATTTCATTTTTGAAAATAGATAGAGCAGAAACATTTTTCTCGGAAGATGTTGACCCTTACAGTACCAAAGTTTATGAAAAAGCTAGAGATACGATGTATAATATGATAGGTGAGTATAAATTAATTCAAGATCAAAAAGAGTGTTTATATATTTACCAATTAACAATGGATGGACGCACGCAAACTGGAATTGTAGCATGTACTTCGATTGACGAATACATAAATAACACAATTAAAAAACACGAATTAACTAGAGCTGAAAAAGAAGCAGACCGTATTAATCACGTAGATTATTGTGATGCAAATACAGGCCCGATTTTCTTAACCTATAAAGCCAAAGAAAGTATTAACACGGCGGTAAGTAATTGGATTGCTAACCATAAAACAGAATATGATTTTGTTGCAGATGATAGTATTAGACATGCCGTTTGGGTTCTTGATGATACTGAAATAATTCACCAATTACAAGAGGGCTTCAAGATGGTTGATAGTCTTTATATTGCAGATGGACATCATAGAGCAGCATCAGCCGTTAAAGTAGGTCTAAAGAGAAGAGAAGCAAATCCAAACGATGATGGTACTGATGAATTTAATTATTTTCTATCTGTTATATTTCCAGACGAGCAATTAAAGATTATGGATTATAATCGAGTTGTTAAAGACTTAGGTGGACTTACTCCAGAAGCATTTATGCTTGAAGTAGAGAAGAACTTCGATATATTAGAAACTAGCAAGGAACAGATCAGGCCAATAAAAAAATGTACATTTGGTATGTACTTAGAAGACACATGGTATTTACTCAAAACAAAAGAGGGAAGTTACAATTCAGCGGATCCAGTACTGAGCCTCGATGTATCAATCTTACAGCTTAATCTACTTGCTCCAATACTTGGAATAGGAGATCCTAGAACAGATAATAGGATTGACTTCGTAGGTGGAATTAGAGGACTAGGTGAGCTTGAAAGACGTGTAAAAGAGGATATGACGGTTGCATTTGCACTAGTGCCAACATCTATTGAGGAACTTATGAACATAGCCGATGTCGACGAGTTAATGCCTCCAAAGTCAACATGGTTCGAACCAAAGCTAAGAAGCGGGTTATTTATTCATCTGTTGAAGTAA
- a CDS encoding LysR family transcriptional regulator, which yields MLHTDLYKVFYYVATYKNITHAANQLFTSQPAVSKSIKKLEELTNCTLFVRSQKGVTLTSEGELLFEYVQKAFNYLISGEKMIERINNKEEGVVKIGISNTLCKYFFFPHLEKFHQAYPNISIQIMNQSSPNTYELLDECSIDFGIISIPKNKPNYNYIGLMTVHDIFVTKNPCLQEQYPLEVLADHPLMLLDKGNQTRIYIDDFLKRNGLELKPEIEIGSMDFLVELAKIGIGTACVIREFVQEELSSSTLYEIPITPTPISREIGIVHKAHVPLSIAAKTFVEFLEKQNIDSF from the coding sequence ATGTTACACACCGATCTTTATAAAGTCTTTTATTATGTAGCTACTTACAAAAATATTACACATGCAGCAAATCAACTTTTTACAAGTCAGCCAGCCGTTAGTAAGTCAATAAAAAAACTTGAAGAGTTAACGAATTGCACCTTATTTGTTAGAAGCCAAAAAGGTGTAACACTTACAAGTGAAGGCGAACTTTTATTTGAGTATGTCCAAAAAGCATTTAATTACCTTATTAGTGGTGAAAAAATGATTGAAAGAATTAATAATAAGGAAGAAGGCGTTGTGAAAATTGGAATAAGTAATACTTTGTGCAAATATTTTTTCTTTCCTCATTTAGAGAAATTTCATCAAGCATACCCAAATATTTCCATTCAAATCATGAATCAGTCTTCTCCAAATACTTATGAACTATTAGATGAATGTAGCATTGATTTTGGAATCATAAGTATTCCAAAGAATAAGCCAAACTACAATTATATCGGATTAATGACCGTTCATGACATATTTGTCACCAAAAACCCCTGTTTACAAGAACAATACCCCTTGGAAGTACTTGCAGATCATCCACTGATGCTACTGGATAAAGGAAATCAAACACGAATCTACATAGATGATTTTCTAAAAAGAAATGGTCTTGAATTAAAGCCTGAAATTGAAATCGGAAGTATGGACTTTCTTGTTGAACTAGCAAAAATCGGTATCGGAACAGCCTGTGTAATCCGAGAATTTGTACAAGAAGAATTATCTTCTAGTACATTATACGAAATTCCTATTACTCCTACTCCTATTTCCAGAGAAATTGGTATCGTGCATAAAGCGCATGTTCCTTTATCAATAGCCGCTAAGACATTTGTAGAATTTTTAGAAAAACAAAATATAGACAGCTTTTGA
- a CDS encoding 3-isopropylmalate dehydratase codes for MGKTLAEKIFDTHRVNMPFPDTHVLKLDRVFCHEITTPIAITDLMARGMDRVFDPTKIKAVIDHVTPAKDSKTAEQGKILRDWAKRHDIKDFFDIGRNGVCHVIFPEKGFVRPGYTIIMGDSHTCTHGAFGAFAAGVGSTDLEVGILKGVCAFHFPKTIKIVLNGSLKPGVYAKDLVLFIIKELTVNGATNMVIEFTGPVVDAMSMESRMTLCNMAIEAGGTSGVCYPDMTTVEYLWEFIKEEFNSKEEALKEYSKWVSDADASYEKICEYDVSNLEPMVTFGFKPDQVKSVEEMAGTKVDQIYIGSCTNGRIEDLRIAANILKGKKISDHVRAIVSPATPAIYTMALKEGIIEIFQDAGFCVTNPTCGACLGMSNGVLAEGEACASTTNRNFNGRMGKGGTVHLMSPATAAATAIEGKITNSEIYNA; via the coding sequence ATGGGTAAAACATTAGCTGAGAAAATTTTTGATACTCACAGAGTTAACATGCCGTTTCCAGATACGCATGTTTTAAAACTAGACAGGGTATTCTGTCATGAAATCACCACGCCAATTGCTATCACAGATCTTATGGCAAGAGGAATGGATAGGGTTTTTGATCCTACAAAAATAAAAGCAGTCATTGATCATGTAACACCAGCAAAAGACTCTAAAACCGCCGAACAGGGCAAGATACTACGCGATTGGGCTAAAAGACATGATATAAAAGATTTCTTCGATATTGGAAGAAATGGTGTTTGTCATGTTATATTTCCAGAAAAAGGATTTGTTCGCCCAGGTTACACGATTATTATGGGAGACTCTCACACATGTACACATGGTGCATTTGGAGCTTTTGCTGCAGGAGTAGGAAGTACCGACCTTGAAGTAGGAATATTGAAAGGGGTATGTGCATTCCACTTCCCTAAAACAATAAAAATTGTACTTAATGGTAGCTTAAAGCCAGGTGTTTATGCAAAGGACTTGGTGCTTTTTATTATTAAAGAACTCACTGTAAATGGTGCAACCAATATGGTTATTGAATTTACAGGACCGGTTGTGGATGCTATGTCCATGGAATCCCGTATGACGTTGTGTAATATGGCAATTGAAGCCGGAGGTACTTCTGGTGTTTGCTATCCTGATATGACGACTGTTGAATACTTATGGGAATTTATTAAAGAAGAATTTAATTCAAAAGAAGAAGCTTTGAAAGAGTATTCAAAATGGGTTTCGGATGCGGATGCTTCCTATGAAAAAATATGCGAATATGATGTTTCTAATTTAGAACCAATGGTTACTTTTGGATTTAAACCGGACCAAGTAAAATCTGTTGAAGAAATGGCTGGTACGAAGGTAGATCAGATTTATATTGGAAGTTGTACGAATGGAAGAATAGAAGATTTGAGAATAGCTGCAAATATCCTTAAGGGTAAAAAAATTAGTGATCATGTTCGTGCGATCGTGAGCCCTGCGACGCCTGCTATTTATACCATGGCCTTAAAGGAAGGAATTATTGAGATTTTCCAAGACGCAGGTTTTTGCGTTACAAATCCAACCTGTGGAGCGTGCCTTGGTATGAGTAACGGAGTTCTAGCAGAAGGTGAAGCCTGTGCTTCGACAACGAACCGTAATTTTAATGGTAGAATGGGAAAAGGTGGTACGGTTCATCTAATGAGTCCTGCAACTGCTGCAGCTACAGCAATTGAAGGGAAAATAACAAATTCTGAAATTTATAATGCGTAG
- a CDS encoding 3-isopropylmalate dehydratase small subunit gives MKNFSGKVLFLDRSDINTDEIIPAKYLTEITKEALKPNLLEDLSLPGFNNSKDIHDKVVIVTRENFGCGSSREHAPWALEVNGINVVLAENFARIFRQNMYNCGMFAIELSRDKIEYLFSNYSGKDTSITIDIDRDKIVVSSADQSEEIDFSVGEFDKTLVKEGGWVGYADKHY, from the coding sequence ATGAAAAATTTTAGCGGAAAAGTTTTATTTTTAGATAGAAGTGATATCAATACCGATGAAATCATACCGGCAAAATATCTTACTGAAATTACTAAAGAGGCATTAAAACCTAATTTATTAGAAGATCTGTCTCTTCCAGGATTTAATAACAGTAAGGATATTCATGATAAAGTTGTTATTGTAACAAGAGAAAATTTTGGTTGCGGCTCATCTAGGGAACATGCTCCTTGGGCTTTGGAAGTGAATGGGATCAATGTTGTTTTAGCTGAAAACTTTGCAAGGATTTTTAGACAGAATATGTACAATTGCGGAATGTTCGCGATAGAATTGTCTAGAGATAAGATTGAGTATCTTTTTAGTAACTACTCAGGTAAAGATACATCAATAACGATTGATATTGACAGAGATAAAATTGTTGTATCATCAGCAGATCAATCAGAAGAGATTGATTTCAGTGTAGGCGAGTTTGATAAGACACTGGTTAAAGAAGGTGGATGGGTCGGTTATGCCGATAAACATTATTAA
- a CDS encoding type II toxin-antitoxin system prevent-host-death family antitoxin, with protein sequence MENISVSNARKEIYKLIDKVNEEHVEYMISGKRNNAVLVSEEDWKSIQETLYMYETGNAKDILEGMKIPLEDCEELDWKHIK encoded by the coding sequence ATGGAAAACATTTCTGTTTCAAATGCAAGAAAAGAAATATATAAGCTGATTGATAAGGTCAATGAGGAGCATGTAGAATATATGATTTCTGGGAAGCGAAATAATGCTGTTTTGGTAAGTGAAGAGGATTGGAAATCGATACAAGAAACCTTATATATGTATGAAACTGGTAATGCCAAGGATATTCTTGAGGGCATGAAAATACCATTGGAAGATTGTGAGGAATTAGATTGGAAACATATAAAATAG
- a CDS encoding Txe/YoeB family addiction module toxin → METYKIVFTPRGKKDLKIIINSEYKEKAFDLLEYISKRPYGKPPEYKVLKGDMEGVVSRRISRQHRLVYQVFDEDKIIKILMMWTHYHK, encoded by the coding sequence TTGGAAACATATAAAATAGTTTTCACGCCAAGAGGTAAAAAGGATTTAAAAATAATTATCAATTCTGAATATAAAGAAAAAGCATTTGATTTATTAGAGTATATATCTAAAAGACCATATGGAAAACCACCTGAGTATAAGGTTTTAAAAGGGGATATGGAGGGTGTTGTATCTCGAAGAATCAGTAGGCAGCATCGATTGGTTTATCAGGTTTTTGATGAAGATAAGATAATTAAAATATTGATGATGTGGACACATTACCATAAATGA
- the feoB gene encoding ferrous iron transport protein B translates to MGMTYSSMQKNGIKDLAKISNRAKYTIALAGNPNTGKSSVFNALTGLHQHTGNWPGKTVVNAMGEFSHCGKDYILVDLPGTYSLFASSVEEEVARDFICNEAPDAIIVVTDATCLERNFNLLFQIMNISENVILCINLIDEAKKKKILIDSVGIEQELGIPVVLTSAPNGIGIQEIKNILNDVISHNYHNNQKSSLFIKPFDVNEILNPENGRDYITEAHYKMAEAIKQKYVIENGKTHYRDEKIDNFITSKKFGVPIMLLLLATIIWITVIGANIPSRALGTLLFGVENLLSTWFLRINAPSWIHGVLILGLYRTLAWVVAVMLPPMAIFFPLFTLLEDLGYLPRVAFNMDHLFKKACAHGKQCLTMCMGFGCNAAGVVGCRIIESPRERMIAILTNSFVPCNGRFPTLITISSVFFVFSTSSMLKTLIPAFSITLLIVIGISITLLVSYILSKTLLIGIPSTFTLELPPYRRPQFGRVLYTSIIDRTFFVLIRAICIAAPAGAIIWILSNTFIGDNSILTYAANFLNPLATSIGLDGFILLAFILGLPANEIVLPILLMSYLSTGNLTEFESLASLKEILLSHGWTYLTAINTMLFSLLHWPCSTTLWTIKKETGSLKWTLVSVLIPTGIAFFICFITTNIYKLL, encoded by the coding sequence ACCTATTCTTCAATGCAAAAGAATGGTATTAAAGATTTAGCTAAAATATCTAATCGTGCAAAATATACAATTGCCTTAGCTGGCAACCCTAACACTGGTAAAAGCTCAGTGTTTAATGCCCTCACAGGGCTTCATCAGCATACGGGTAATTGGCCTGGTAAAACTGTAGTAAATGCAATGGGAGAGTTTAGTCACTGTGGAAAGGATTATATTTTAGTTGATCTACCAGGTACTTACTCCCTCTTTGCTTCTTCTGTAGAGGAAGAAGTTGCTAGAGATTTCATTTGCAATGAAGCTCCTGATGCGATCATCGTAGTTACTGATGCAACTTGTCTTGAAAGAAATTTTAATTTATTATTTCAAATAATGAATATAAGTGAAAATGTTATATTATGCATTAATCTTATTGACGAGGCCAAAAAGAAAAAGATTCTTATTGATTCTGTTGGAATAGAGCAGGAATTGGGAATACCTGTTGTACTTACCTCAGCCCCAAACGGAATAGGAATTCAAGAAATTAAAAATATTCTTAACGATGTAATCTCCCATAATTACCACAACAACCAAAAATCATCGCTGTTTATTAAGCCCTTTGATGTAAACGAAATCCTTAACCCTGAAAATGGAAGGGATTACATAACTGAAGCGCATTATAAAATGGCTGAGGCAATTAAGCAGAAGTATGTTATTGAAAATGGAAAAACCCATTACAGAGATGAGAAGATTGACAACTTCATAACCTCAAAGAAATTTGGAGTACCAATTATGCTACTGCTACTAGCAACGATAATTTGGATTACAGTAATTGGTGCAAATATTCCTTCAAGAGCTTTGGGTACGCTTCTTTTTGGTGTAGAGAACCTTTTATCTACTTGGTTTTTGCGTATAAATGCACCTAGTTGGATTCATGGGGTACTCATACTCGGTTTATATAGAACATTAGCATGGGTTGTAGCTGTGATGCTTCCACCAATGGCAATTTTTTTCCCACTTTTCACCTTACTTGAAGACCTTGGTTACCTACCAAGAGTTGCTTTCAATATGGACCATTTATTTAAAAAGGCTTGCGCTCATGGTAAACAATGTCTAACAATGTGTATGGGCTTTGGTTGCAATGCTGCTGGAGTAGTCGGTTGTAGAATCATTGAGTCACCACGTGAACGAATGATCGCAATTCTAACCAACAGCTTCGTACCCTGCAATGGTCGCTTTCCTACATTAATTACTATTTCCTCGGTATTTTTTGTTTTTTCAACTAGTTCAATGCTTAAAACTCTTATACCTGCTTTTTCAATCACACTCCTCATTGTAATTGGAATATCCATTACCTTACTAGTTTCATATATATTATCAAAAACCCTTTTAATAGGTATTCCTTCAACCTTCACCTTAGAACTCCCCCCTTATAGAAGGCCTCAATTTGGAAGAGTTTTATATACCTCTATTATAGATAGAACCTTTTTTGTTCTAATAAGAGCAATCTGTATTGCTGCACCCGCAGGAGCAATTATATGGATACTCAGCAATACTTTCATAGGAGATAATAGTATACTCACCTATGCTGCAAACTTCTTGAATCCCTTGGCAACCTCCATAGGTTTAGATGGTTTTATACTTTTAGCCTTCATTTTAGGTTTACCTGCTAACGAAATAGTACTACCAATTTTACTGATGTCTTATTTATCAACCGGCAACCTTACTGAATTTGAAAGCTTAGCATCTCTTAAAGAAATATTATTGTCCCATGGATGGACTTACTTGACAGCAATAAATACTATGCTATTTAGTTTACTCCATTGGCCTTGTTCTACCACCCTATGGACGATAAAAAAAGAAACCGGCAGCCTAAAATGGACCTTGGTTTCTGTGCTTATTCCAACAGGGATAGCATTCTTCATATGCTTTATTACTACAAATATATATAAATTACTATAG